A genomic stretch from Bacteroidota bacterium includes:
- the secA gene encoding preprotein translocase subunit SecA, whose protein sequence is MLNFVKKLFGERNDRDIAQFQPLVDEINDYADRFQHITDAELQGKTAEFKARIAEAVAEVEAEQAEVRAQLKAANEAEADGAVGGDGQAAEPEAVLSHRERQALVEQLDDLEHEWLDAVEDVLEELLPEAFAVVKETCRRHLGKTWEAGGSEITWEMVPFDVQLIGGIVIHRGRVAEMKTGEGKTLTSVAPVYLNALVGRGVHLVTVNPYLAQRDAEWMGPIYEYLGLKVDCIDKYQAHSAERRAAYRADIAYGTNNEFGFDYLRDNSFVVDPNQLVQREHHFAIVDEVDSVLIDEARTPLIISGPVPDADEDRFDELRPPVDRLIYAQQKLVAGLVGDAERLLKERDEAEAAGDKKRARELEEEAGLTLLRADRGYPRNKRLIKLKGEPGVEQLVQKTEFFYLQDNAKRMPEVDAALHFALDEKQHSLELTDKGRAFIANAANADVSFFIIPDVGEEIARIEKDFEQKERDLRASLDADASLSDEKRQNKLDNDLRVLANEQQEAKRDLYTLFAERSEHIHAVNQLLKAYTLYEKDVEYIVQEGKVQIVDQHTGRVLPGRRYSDGLHQAIEAKEQVTVQQATQTYATITLQNYFRLYHKLSGMTGTAETEAEEFGKIYDMEVSIIPTNRPIARADEEDLVYKTKREKYNAILDKIREYHEGGQPVLVGTTSVEVSETLARMLKRSNIPHNVLNARKDRAKSEAQIVAEAGRPGAVTIATNMAGRGTDIKISDEVKARGGLAILGTERHESRRIDLQLRGRSGRQGDPGESVFYVSLEDDLMRLFGHDRTAKVMDKLGMEEGEVITHKWITKGIERAQKKVEQNNFAIRKRQLDYDDVLNAQREVIYDQRLAALKGDRLHSDILDMLYQLVERTVHAHFGDGDLDALREELMRTLAFDFEIERERAFGLGEDGLVEEIYEAAVAHYNRKREGLARPFHTSIQEVMTRDEENRPERLFVDFTDGRKLMRVVVRPDDVLATGGQEVNDGLERAAVLSTIDARWTEHLRDLDEVKEGIGLRAYGQKDPLIEYKMEAYKLFAAMMEEIQGEIVSQVFKAGPLVDGKRVQTQAAAPKSRLDRSRAQTQKEERQGYGINTSGGNGSAAERDPSVAAAPVVVEKEPGRNDRVTIMNPSTGAEETLKYKHAQAKLGSGWMLVRVEE, encoded by the coding sequence ATGCTCAACTTCGTCAAAAAGCTCTTCGGCGAGCGGAATGACCGCGACATCGCGCAGTTCCAGCCGCTCGTCGACGAGATCAACGACTACGCCGACCGCTTCCAGCACATCACCGACGCCGAGCTTCAGGGCAAGACGGCCGAGTTCAAGGCCCGCATCGCCGAGGCCGTGGCCGAGGTCGAGGCCGAGCAGGCCGAGGTCCGCGCCCAGCTCAAGGCGGCCAACGAGGCCGAGGCCGACGGGGCCGTCGGCGGCGACGGGCAGGCGGCCGAGCCCGAGGCGGTGCTGAGCCACCGCGAGCGCCAGGCCCTCGTCGAGCAGCTCGACGACCTGGAGCACGAGTGGCTCGACGCGGTCGAGGACGTGCTCGAAGAGCTTCTCCCCGAGGCGTTCGCGGTCGTCAAGGAGACGTGCCGCCGCCACCTCGGCAAGACGTGGGAGGCCGGCGGCAGCGAGATCACCTGGGAGATGGTGCCTTTCGACGTCCAGCTCATCGGCGGGATCGTGATCCACCGCGGGCGCGTGGCCGAGATGAAGACGGGCGAGGGCAAGACGCTCACCTCCGTCGCGCCGGTCTACCTCAACGCCCTCGTCGGGCGCGGCGTCCACCTCGTGACCGTCAACCCGTACCTCGCCCAGCGCGACGCCGAGTGGATGGGGCCGATCTACGAGTACCTCGGCCTGAAGGTCGACTGCATCGACAAGTACCAGGCGCACTCCGCCGAGCGCCGCGCCGCCTACCGCGCCGACATCGCCTACGGCACCAACAACGAGTTCGGCTTCGACTACCTCCGCGACAACTCGTTCGTCGTCGACCCGAACCAGCTCGTCCAGCGCGAGCACCACTTCGCGATCGTCGACGAGGTCGACTCTGTCCTCATCGACGAGGCGCGGACGCCGCTCATCATCTCCGGCCCCGTCCCCGACGCCGACGAGGACCGCTTCGACGAACTCCGCCCGCCCGTCGACCGGCTGATCTACGCGCAGCAGAAGCTCGTCGCCGGCCTCGTCGGGGACGCCGAGCGGCTGCTCAAGGAGCGCGACGAGGCCGAGGCCGCAGGCGACAAGAAGCGCGCCCGCGAGCTCGAGGAAGAGGCCGGGCTCACGCTCCTCCGCGCCGACCGCGGCTACCCGCGCAACAAGCGCCTCATCAAGCTCAAGGGCGAGCCGGGCGTCGAGCAGCTCGTCCAGAAGACCGAGTTCTTCTACCTCCAGGACAACGCCAAGCGGATGCCCGAGGTGGACGCCGCGCTCCACTTCGCCCTCGACGAGAAGCAGCACTCGCTCGAACTGACCGACAAAGGCCGCGCCTTCATCGCGAACGCCGCGAATGCCGACGTGTCGTTCTTCATCATCCCCGACGTGGGCGAGGAGATCGCCCGCATCGAGAAGGACTTCGAGCAGAAGGAGCGCGACCTCCGCGCGTCGCTCGACGCCGACGCCTCGCTCTCCGACGAGAAGCGCCAGAACAAGCTCGACAACGACCTCCGCGTCCTCGCCAACGAGCAGCAGGAGGCCAAGCGCGACCTCTACACCCTCTTCGCCGAGCGCTCGGAGCACATCCACGCCGTCAACCAGCTCCTGAAGGCGTACACGCTCTACGAAAAGGACGTCGAGTACATCGTCCAGGAGGGCAAGGTCCAGATCGTCGACCAGCACACGGGCCGCGTCCTGCCGGGCCGCCGCTACAGCGACGGGCTCCACCAGGCGATTGAGGCGAAGGAGCAGGTCACCGTCCAGCAGGCGACCCAGACCTACGCCACGATCACGCTCCAGAACTACTTCCGGCTCTACCACAAGCTCTCCGGCATGACCGGCACCGCCGAGACCGAGGCCGAGGAGTTCGGGAAGATCTACGACATGGAGGTCTCGATCATCCCAACGAACCGCCCCATCGCCCGCGCCGATGAGGAGGACCTGGTCTACAAGACCAAGCGCGAGAAGTACAACGCCATCCTCGACAAAATCCGCGAGTACCACGAGGGCGGCCAGCCGGTCCTCGTCGGGACGACCTCGGTCGAGGTGTCGGAGACGCTCGCGCGGATGCTCAAGCGCTCGAACATCCCGCACAACGTCCTCAACGCGCGGAAGGACCGCGCCAAGAGCGAGGCGCAAATCGTCGCCGAGGCCGGCCGCCCCGGTGCGGTGACGATTGCCACCAACATGGCTGGGCGCGGGACGGACATCAAGATCTCGGACGAGGTCAAGGCCCGGGGTGGCCTCGCGATCCTCGGCACCGAGCGCCACGAGAGCCGCCGGATCGACCTCCAGCTTCGCGGGCGCTCCGGCCGCCAGGGCGACCCCGGCGAGTCGGTCTTCTACGTCTCGCTCGAAGACGACCTGATGCGGCTCTTTGGCCATGACCGCACCGCGAAGGTGATGGACAAGCTCGGCATGGAGGAGGGCGAGGTCATCACCCACAAGTGGATCACGAAGGGCATCGAGCGCGCCCAGAAGAAGGTCGAGCAGAACAACTTCGCCATCCGCAAGCGCCAGCTCGACTACGACGACGTGCTCAACGCGCAGCGCGAGGTGATCTACGACCAGCGCCTGGCCGCGCTCAAGGGCGACCGCCTCCACTCGGACATCCTCGACATGCTCTACCAGCTCGTCGAGCGCACGGTCCACGCCCACTTCGGCGACGGCGACCTCGACGCACTCCGCGAGGAGCTGATGCGGACGCTGGCGTTCGACTTCGAGATCGAGCGCGAGCGCGCCTTCGGCCTCGGCGAGGACGGCCTCGTCGAGGAGATCTACGAGGCGGCCGTCGCGCACTACAACCGCAAGCGCGAAGGCCTCGCCCGCCCGTTCCACACCTCGATCCAGGAGGTCATGACGCGCGACGAGGAGAACCGCCCCGAGCGCCTCTTCGTCGACTTCACCGACGGGCGCAAGCTGATGCGGGTCGTCGTCCGCCCGGACGACGTGCTCGCCACCGGCGGCCAGGAGGTCAACGACGGCCTGGAGCGCGCCGCCGTCCTCTCGACGATCGACGCTCGCTGGACGGAGCATCTCCGCGACCTCGACGAGGTGAAGGAGGGCATCGGCCTGCGCGCCTACGGGCAGAAGGACCCGCTGATCGAGTACAAGATGGAGGCCTACAAGCTCTTCGCCGCGATGATGGAGGAGATCCAGGGCGAGATCGTCTCCCAAGTCTTCAAGGCCGGCCCGCTCGTCGACGGCAAGCGCGTCCAGACCCAGGCCGCCGCACCCAAGTCGCGCCTCGACCGCTCCCGCGCCCAGACGCAGAAGGAGGAGCGCCAGGGCTACGGGATCAACACCTCCGGCGGCAACGGCTCCGCCGCCGAGCGCGACCCCTCGGTCGCCGCCGCGCCCGTCGTGGTAGAGAAAGAGCCCGGCCGCAACGACCGCGTGACGATCATGAACCCGTCGACCGGCGCGGAGGAGACGCTGAAGTACAAGCACGCCCAGGCCAAGCTGGGCAGCGGCTGGATGCTCGTCCGCGTGGAGGAGTGA